Below is a genomic region from Hevea brasiliensis isolate MT/VB/25A 57/8 chromosome 3, ASM3005281v1, whole genome shotgun sequence.
tcccatttccattctggcactggtagtggatgtaacaacccagttggcacttgatgctctacctttacttgctgacaagttaggcatttggatacaaactctgccacatctctcttcatacccatccaccagtaatgctcctttagccctctatacatttttgtaccaccagggtgcatggcaaaaggagactcatgtgcttccttcaaaatgatctgcctcaaatcaacattattaggaacacatattctaccctggtgtagcaatagaccatcatctcggattgagaactctggtttcttgccctgtctgacttcttccaacagcttctaatacttttcatcattacggcgaccattacgatcgatcaatcaacactggctgtacatgccatgcaactgctgtctgcccctcatcattaatctctaaactggcatgtaatgatctcaactcatgtaccaaagacaaaggggtaacctgtagacttgccatagtcttgcgacttagggcgtcagccacaacattagctttccctggctgatagtctatcagacaatcataatcttttattaactctaaccatctcctctgtctaaaattcaactctttttgagtgcccaaatacttcaaactcttatgatctgtgtagatgtaacatttctccccatacaaataatgtctccagatcttaagtgcaaacacaatagctgcaagctccaagtcatgtgtcggataattcctctcatgcggttttagctggcatgatgcatgagcaatgatatttcgatcttgcatcaacacacaacctaacccattatgagaagcatcgctgtaaactgtatattctttacctagtgtaggtaaagtcaggactggagcctcagtcaaacatcttttcaattcatcaaaactttgctggcatttgtccgtccactgaaatttcacatcctttctaagtagcttagtcaatggagatgccaacatggagaatcccttcacaaatctacagtagtatccagctaaacccagaaaactgcgaatctctgtgacatttctgggtggcttccaattaaggacaacttcaattttgctaggatctaccttaataccctcttctgctactacatgccccaaaaaggatatctccttcagccaaaattcacatttcgacaatttggcgtatagctgtttctccctcaaagtctgcagtacaatccgcagatgtctatcatgctcttttgcactcctcgaataaaccaatatatcatttatgaataccacaacaaactggttgaggtatggtctgaagatagtgttcatcagatccataaaagcagccggagcattagttaacccgaacggcatgaccaagaactcataatggccatagcgggttttaaaggcagttttagcaatactctgctcttgtactttcagctgataataacctgatctcaggtcaattttggagaatacagctgcaccccttaactgatcaaacaagtcatcaatacggggcaatgggtatctattctttatcgtcaccttattcaactgccgatagtcaatgcataaccggagagtgctatccttcttctttacaaataacaccagcgctccccaaggtgacacactagggcgaatgaagcctttatcaagtagctcttgcaactgcactttcaattcttttagttctgctggtgccattctgtatggtgttatggagattgggtccacaccaggcataacatcaatttcaaactacacctctctttttggaggtaatcctggaaattcatcaggaaatacatccggaaagtcacatacagtaggaatgtcctttagtgctggactccccacttgggtgtctatcacatgtgccaagtacgcctcacacccttttctaatcatttttctggccagtgcagctgaaatgatgtttgaaggaaataactgcctctccccatgtattactacatcaccatactgaggaagaccaaaagtgactgtctttagtctacagtcaatcatggcatgatgcctggctaaccaatccatgcccaagataatgtcataatctctgaagggcatttcaattaagtcagacagaaaagtgtgtccttggatcaccaaaggacagtccctatatagcctatttaccctgaccttctggcctaatggactagttactagcacatcatagtccattggtacacactgaatagcagtaggacacatcacactagcactaacatacgaatgcgtggagccaggatcaaataacacatacacatcttggtcaaggatggagaaaataccagctactacatctgatgtttcagcttcctccctctgatgcatggtatacactctgactggtgcgccactgggtgttggctggttaacagtgctttgacttccaggggtgttaccaggacccctacctctgcctctacctctagcaactgacggtgaccctctaggtgcagagacttgggttgatccttcagatgtggcaaaagatccagaccagcgcggactagtgcaatccttagcgaaatgtccgcttcctccacagttaaaacatgcaccagtagccttgaaacaaaccccaccatgagttctaccacacgtttcacactgccggaccgatagagatcctcgagaagcttgttgggtcggctgaccagaccaaggtggtctttggccagaaaatctgcctctgcctctacaggagctagatcccccaaactgtttcctcttgccagaaccacttccagatgtttgtccagtagtcttttcagccttctctttctcttgggaacccttcttcactgccccttcggattctatcctttctaattccaaggcttgtgagatcaattcaaagAAAATTCGATGtccaaacccacaacttgcattctcagactctgccttagcccggactcaaacctcttgcatctgtctctgggggtggagactaagcttccagcatagtggtttagccttgagaagtctctctcatactctgctatggttcggtccccttgcttcaaactcaggaattcttgcaatttcttatctacatatgcatcaggaacccatttctgcctgaattccctcaggaagtctgtccatgtcagcacaggtggctcgaccaggctgtgggggatggtcttccaccatccatatgcatccccttgtaacaaggaaacggaatactcgaacttcatctcttccgtacacttcagttttctgtaaactcattccattctttccaaccactgttctgcctccagtgtatccatagtgcctttaaactcggtggccccaaatttcatcagtttttcatattgccgagctgagggctgtggttgtgctacaggtactggcatttgaactggggatggcacattacccgccatttgctggaagaacgcagccatctgctgtacaaattgagcaggaaactgcggtgctggtgcaggagctggagtggctgacccactcatgttctggagtgctggggcttcctcttgaacctcagcctcaatagattattcttcggaatgatctcctccttccattccattttctcaaattttctacttcctgagattaaacacaaggaggttgacctccgttagtacatattcatgatgtaaatatatcatatttatcaattaaagacacttgagcagttatacttatcaataaaatgttcatactcgtagtcaaaatttattgaaaaaccatgctctgataccactaaaacatgtcacaccttacccctctgtaagacataacatgatcccgtagaatacttaatgaactaccgaacttcacctaccgataactcattaagtatcctacaagggattttaaaataattttcttacattttggaagtggtgagcattttgataagaatttaaaatcatttattcaagtttaaatactaataaaaattttagtccattttaattttgtcgcaaattttataaaaattttgacagagttccctctgtattttgagaaaccagttcttcaaagacctgtaaaaagcacttccaaaaatatttcacaactcccaaccttcaataactcaatcatttcaattcaatgcacttcaaaataatttcacaatacaaatcaagttttctcatctcaaaatatttaatatttccattcaccaagcataaagcagaaaatgcacatgaacaaatattaaatttacagaagagaatccaaaaaaatattattacaatttatttacaactgctcaactacattgatacatacaacatttttatatttacatcaagattatctacaagggtataaaataatacccgtacaaaagatcaatgtaatcctcgatttaatcacagctcactctgctgctttttccttgctcttatctgcgacagcaaaataagccatcgctgagtataaaaatactcagtggtgcacaataaaaatttaaaatgccataaataaatcattcattgccaaacacaattcaaatgtttctcaatcacatttcaataatgatcaaagttcataataacaccattttgtcaaataatccattaaacacagttagtcaaacaatttcataaacacagtgttgccaaagtcatacacaacttaagccatgacacaaaatttccgatcaataccgcgttgtacaccacgacaaagcaatctacaaccccattaatcgaaatcaatgagggaggtggctagctagctaatgagtactcatctgatctacaacctcaacacccaagccagagagggaTGAAAATAaaagatctcaaccccataaatggaggaggaataaaaagaaaaagtcatgctaagtgtgaatcaaaaatccatttcaaacatttcattcaaatattgcatacaaaaatcaaatcaatttccaaagttacaatttgatcacaaggtggcaacacaaaagttcataaattcataatgcgtgctaaatcaatttttcaagggtaaaatgtttaaatagggtttattgtgcacaaacctcaaacgagtcgtcccttagcctcgactcggttcctcgggttccttcccgatattcttttcaattgaaacacacaattttacaatgtttcagtactagaacttaacataaatccaaaataaatttagcttcacaattacctagctctaacgtgttaatttcgacgttctttaaattttgtgttttgggttactattcactgcactattcaagtcaaatagttgactttctaaggctcaataggtatgggaactccaacttcacccacataccacattttggtcattaaacttgttggttttggtcaatttttgggcatggttccttaatgaaaattgtgcccttttatgtctattttcatccccaattggtggcatatcaattggacttgtaaaatttccgttttgatccttcaaagttggtttggtcatgctgccagcagcctgaccatttgacctacgaatttgacttccattctaacaattcccacacatttcctttggtcattattgaccatttttcacctcacactaggtcaaacatgccatttactcatttctccaaattttggttcacaaaccctaacattcaaaccctaatttctaatttattaaaattcatcaaatcaaagtgtgccaatcacatctacttgctcaattaggcttgtacacacatttacttgaactaaaacatatcaacacttcacaatcccatggttggctgaaatttacatctttgttctcatacataattttctcaatttttcatgttattctatccatttctactctaattcaaacatttttacttaaagaaaaggttggatcaacttacttcaattgaagtttttccaaaagctccaattcttctaatttcttctttctttttgttctcaatAAGCTTGTCAATATCCAACAATATGATTTACATAAGAaatttgtgggatttatggggttgattcaagctttaaaagcttgatttttcatggctatggaggaacaaaggagaaaagagagagagagagagaaagagtgtggACGGGAAAGTGGGAAgatgaacattttttttttccttttcttttattttataaacttggcttatggaagaccaaaaatcaatttaataaataatttaattaatttgtttatgacatcatgcatgatgtcatcacctttttactttttgattttcctttattttttttttatttttttctattagttctttaatttaattgtcgaTTCGGAAATTTTCTGTTCTCCGATttcatttgacagttaggtcaggagtcagctctcggggtcaattgaccaaattgcccctcgccggttcatccccgtttgcaaataattccatatttcttttggctccctgaccgaattatttgactgacttaacagttccttttcgtgattttctcttttccactgtgttcataatggtcctaaggaccgcggcgtcacattttacggttcgaaaattgagtttaaaatgacttcgtagtcgttcctgAGGAGGTCCCCCATAgccgtgactctcggctcgtttaacttcttatgttctgtttttcttatttatacttaactaattggaaatcactaattattggtgtttatggcttctctagttgtcttaagtatggttctaatccccttaattgtccggaccgacaccggtcaccggaacagtgaaatctaccaggctatgcaaacgggggtgttacacaccAGTAGCCATACCGGGGTTAACACTAGAACAAGTAGCTGCCATTATCAGTGCCATGATTGGCCAACAGCAATAGCAATAGCAATAATAGCAGTAGCAACCTGGTAAACAATATGATAAACTGGGTAAATATGGTGCTGTGGAATTCAAAGGCACTACAGATCCCTTGGTTATGGAGAAATGGCTGGAAAGGATGGAGAGGGTATTCAAACAGATGCAATGCACTGATGCACAGAAGGTTAATTATACAATTTACATGTTATAtgatgatgcttatgaatggtggaaaaaTATTCCTGGCAGTATGGCAGAACCTCTCAGACTGACTTGGGCAGATTTTCTCAGAGAGTTTAAATAGAAATATATTCTAGTAGCCTATGTAAATGCTAAATTGCAAGAATTCCCGAGACTTAAGCAGGAAAACAAATCTGTGGCTGAATATGAACTGGAAGTTCACCAGATTAAGTTACTATGCTAGGGATATTCTTACTTCCAATCGAAAaggatgtaagagatttgagcagGGTCTCAAACCCAGCATTAGGAGGCAAGTCACAGGATTCCAGTATGAGGATTTTTCAGCTTTGATTTCTAATGCACTATAACAGGAGAGAATCAATAATGAAGAAGCTATGGAGAGAGAAGGAAAAAAAACAGCAAAGCATAgccaagaagacttttcttggtaTGGGCAGCTCCTCTAGCAAAAGGAGAAAATTTGGTGGTTCATTTTCATATAAGACAGGGAGTCCCAGACTACCAGTATCTAGGCAATCTAGACCAGCAGTGACTACGACTCAAGCTCCTGCATATGGTCGCCCTTGTAATACCTGTGGTAAGATGCATGGAGGTGTATGCACGATGGCATCGGGGATTTGTTATAATTATAGAGGCACTGGACACTTTGCCAGAGATTGCATTAGTCCAAGGAGAGAAATTACCCATACTACATTAGAAGGATCTACACCAATGTCTATACCTAATGTATCTCAGATAGCTAGTAGAGGTTGAGGTAGAGTTTGAGGTAGTAAAGTTGGTAGCCAGAGTACTATAAACCAGCCAGAGCAATTAGGTGCACCAGCTAGAGTATATGCTATGAGATAGAGAGAGGGTGCAGAAGCAGCTAACGTGGTTATTGGTAAATTCTCACTCTCTGATCATGATGCATTAGTATTGTTTGATCTTGGttctactcattcctacattaGCTCTGCACTTACTTGTTATGCTAACGTGGATTATGTGAAGATGACTTAATATGTGTTAGTATCGAGTCGCTTGGGTCAGGAAGTGATAGTGAATAGATTATATCGAGATTGCCCTTTGAATCTACAAGGCAGCAtctttttgtctgatttaattcaGATGCCTTTTAGAGATTTTGAtgtcattttgggcatggattggctagcTAGACATCATGCTGTAATTGACTGTAGTCTGAAGACTCCAGAGCATACTAATGTGACAGTATAAGGAGAAAGCCAAATGTTGTCATCTAATGTGATCACGATAGCACTAGTTAGGAAGATGATGCGTTGAGGGTGTGAGGCATACCTGGCACATATAGTTGACAAACGTGCAGGGAATCCTGATATTAAAGACATTCCTACAGTGTGTGACTTCCCGAATGTGTTTTTAGATGATCTGTCAGGGTTACTACTAGAGAGAAGtggagtttgaaattgagactttgcctGGAGTTGAACCAATATCTATTACTCCCTATAGAATGTCACTttttgaattgaaagagttaaaggtgtAACTGCAAgaattactggataaggggttataAGCCCTAGTGTTTCACCATGGAGAGCACCagtgttatttgtgaagaagaaggatggcactcttcatcTGTGTATAAACTACAGATAGCTGAATAAGGAGACAGTGAAAAATGggtatccattacctagaattgaatatttatttgatcaattgaagggtgcggcagtattctccaagatagacttAAGATTGGGATATTATCAGTTAAGAGTAAAGATGGAGAGTATATACCAAAGACAGCTTTCAGAAtccgatatggtcattatgaatttttggtgatgccatttgggttaactaatgcactTGCAGCTTTCATGAACCTGATGAATACAATCTTCCAGCCATACCTggatcagtttgtggtggtattcattgatgatatcttGGTTTATTCTAAGAACGCAGAAGAATATGACAAGCATTTGAGGATAATTCTACAGACACTCcgagagaagcagttgtatgctaaattatccaaatatgaattttggctagagTAAGTTGCTTTCTTGGGACATATAGTGTCTAcagaaggaattgaagtaaatcccagcaagatagaagttatccttaattggaagccacctcagAATGTTTCTGAAGTTCACAGTTTCTTAGGGTTGGCTGGATATTATTGCtattttgtaaagggattttccatgaTAGCATCACCCTTGACAAGATTGTTGAGGAAGGATGTAAAGTTTTAATGGACGGATAAATGTTAGGAGAGTTTTGATAAATAGAAAACTTGTTTAacagaagctccagtcctgaccttACCTACCCCAAGTAAAGATTGcatcatatacagtgatgcttctcataatggccTTGGCTATGTATTGATGTAGGATAGaaatgttattgcatatgcttcatgCCAGCTCaagccacatgagaggaattatcctactcaTTATCTGGAACTTCCTACCATTGTTTTTGcattaaagatctggagacattatttgtatggagagaagtgttatatcttcATAGATTATAAAAGCCTAAAATATTTACCAcccaaaaggagttgaatttaaggcagaggaggtggttagagctgattaaggattatgactgtatGATTGACTATTACCTAGGGAAAGCTAGTGCAATGGCTGATGCGTTAAGCTGCAAATCAATAGCCAGATTGAAGCTTACTCCATTGCAGATAGTGCATGATTTGAGAACAATGCACGCCCAACTTTTGTTTGATACGGATGGGTGTATCCAGGCAAATCTGCAAGTCAAACCATTATTGACCAAGCAGATTAAGGAAGCAGCACAAAACGATAGGGGATATGCAAGGCTAGTTGAAAAAGTCAAGCAAGGTGAGAAACCTGGATTCACTATTAGCCAGGATGGAATGTTAATGTTTCAAGGTCaaatgtgtgtaccagataatattGAGTTGAAATAActtattctaaaagaagcacatgaTTTTCCATTTGCCATGCATCCCGGGGGGAACAAAGATGTATAGAGACTtgaaggagcattactagtggcaAGGTATGAAAAGAGACATTGTTGAATTTGTTGCAAAATGTTTAACTTATcaacaagttaaagcagaacatgagtTCCAACAGGCCTACTAAACCCATTGCCTATTCcccaatggaaatgggagaggatcacaatggattttgtaacagGACTTTCGTGCACTCAAAGGAATCATGATGCCGTTTGGgtgattgttgatagattgactaaatcagctcactttttgccagtaagAATGGATTACAGGCTAGTTCGATTGGCCGAGTTATATATTAATGAAGTGGTGAGATTACATGGAGTACCAGTATTTATTATGTCggatagagatccaaggttcactttcaGATTCTAGAGTAGTCTACAGAAAGCTCTAGGAACTAGAGTGAACTTCAGCACTGcatctatgtaacacccctatatgcataacctagtatatttcactgttccgatgactagtgtcagtccggacaattaaaagaattagaactatgtttaagtcaactagaaaagccctgaatgaaaataaatagtaattaccagatagtgaagtataaataagaaaaacaaagcataaaaggttaaatgagtcataggtcccagcgatggatgaccttacccgaaagtgactgcgaggtcaattgtaATCCTAATTTTAAACGggaaattgtgacaccgcagtcctaaggaCTATGGCGAACcttatggaaaagagaaaatcatagaaaagagctgataagtaggttaaataattaggtcagggttctagaagaaacactgaattaatggcaaaccggatcagaccggcgaggggaaaattggtcaattcacccctagaggtaactcacgacctaactgtctaataaaattagagaaattaaaagtttgaaatataagattaaattaaagaaccaaggaaaaataaaggaaaaagaaaaagtgaagaaaatgaaaattatgatatcatgtggtgacataagcaatgacatcataattaaattttaattaattgaaaattgactaagtcaaatggggaataaaacaaaaaaaattgaaaatctatttcttcatcttcaacccCACATTGGCCGGCTCGTCCctctcctccctctctctcttaaaaaactccattaaagcttgatttcaagctttttaaacccccaaattaaccataaattccccCAACTTTCTTGATAAATCTTGCTATTACAACTAGACAAGAAGATTGAAGAGGGAAATGAAGGAAGAAAGTGAGAGAATTGAAGAGTTGAAatccaaagaaaaggttagtgattgTTCTCCTTAA
It encodes:
- the LOC131178390 gene encoding uncharacterized protein LOC131178390, which translates into the protein METFMNLMNTIFQPYLDQFVVVFIDDILDRNVIAYASCQLKPHERNYPTHYLELPTIVFALKIWRHYLYGEKWKASAMADALSCKSIARLKLTPLQIVHDLRTMHAQLLFDTDGCIQANLQVKPLLTKQIKEAAQNDRGYARLVEKVKQGEKPGFTISQDGMLMFQGQMCVPDNIELK